One Thiocapsa sp. genomic window carries:
- a CDS encoding O-antigen ligase, which translates to MQYANPASSSHPFYKAIIGLLIVTLVLAPVFRAGNTPLASLMLQWLGIVILVVTLWTPRAVPLSRVEFGILVLLGLVPILYLIPLPGAFVNGLPGRDLYVAGEALLSLDTSSAWKPLSIHPDLTVAAGLSLLIPLAVFVGTRSLDSRGLLLLVKVLLGVALVQAILGLIQFGTVQSGAMLMAVPGGHPDSATGTYANRNHLAGLLAMMLPLALAMLYYNLGHEDSTGGPRSGTWRRRARFLGSTHGNAAILYGAVALLILVGLVFTRSRMGIAMGMLGLILTTLLFARRIGGSNTFGITGTVVAVTLGFGVAIGLAPVLDRFTVTGVVEDARVDLFSATLLRLGELLPVGSGPGTFPSAFLPVQPIQFGGLLANHAHNDYLEWISDAGLIAAVIILVALAFYAHQWTRVYVRGHWSRSRFLQAGAGVGLLVLALHELVDYNLAIPANQAVLAFLAGIFFMPPERLETTTERRSRRRTPDLEPPTPMRAQGVAPQPDQIPNPFQDAR; encoded by the coding sequence ATGCAGTACGCAAACCCGGCCAGCTCCAGCCACCCATTTTACAAGGCGATCATCGGCTTACTGATCGTAACGCTGGTCCTCGCACCGGTCTTTCGGGCCGGCAACACCCCGCTGGCCTCGCTGATGCTGCAATGGCTCGGGATCGTCATCCTGGTCGTGACCCTCTGGACACCCCGGGCGGTTCCCCTGTCCCGCGTCGAGTTCGGCATCCTCGTGCTCCTCGGCCTCGTCCCGATCCTCTATCTCATCCCGCTGCCCGGCGCGTTCGTCAACGGCCTGCCGGGTCGCGATCTCTACGTCGCGGGCGAGGCACTTCTCTCGCTCGACACGTCCTCCGCGTGGAAACCCCTGTCGATCCACCCGGACCTCACGGTCGCCGCCGGCCTGAGCCTGCTCATCCCCCTCGCCGTCTTCGTCGGCACGCGCTCGCTGGACAGCCGCGGCCTGTTGCTGCTGGTGAAGGTCCTGCTCGGTGTCGCCCTGGTCCAAGCCATCCTGGGTCTGATCCAATTCGGAACCGTCCAAAGCGGCGCGATGCTGATGGCCGTCCCCGGCGGACATCCGGACTCCGCCACCGGCACCTACGCCAATCGCAACCACCTCGCCGGACTGCTGGCGATGATGCTGCCACTCGCGCTGGCGATGCTCTACTACAACCTGGGCCACGAGGACTCGACCGGCGGACCGCGTTCAGGCACATGGCGCCGGCGCGCACGCTTCCTCGGCTCGACGCACGGCAACGCCGCCATCCTGTACGGTGCCGTCGCCCTGCTCATCCTCGTGGGGCTGGTCTTCACCCGCTCCCGGATGGGCATCGCCATGGGCATGCTGGGCCTGATCCTCACCACACTGCTGTTCGCGCGTCGCATCGGCGGAAGCAATACCTTCGGCATCACCGGTACCGTCGTCGCCGTCACGCTGGGATTCGGCGTCGCCATCGGACTAGCCCCGGTGCTCGATCGCTTCACGGTGACGGGGGTCGTCGAGGACGCGCGCGTGGACCTTTTCTCCGCAACGCTCTTACGTCTCGGCGAGCTCTTACCTGTCGGCAGCGGCCCGGGGACCTTCCCGAGCGCCTTCTTGCCTGTCCAGCCGATCCAGTTCGGCGGACTGCTCGCCAACCACGCCCACAACGACTACCTGGAGTGGATCTCGGACGCGGGTCTCATCGCTGCGGTCATCATCCTCGTCGCGCTTGCCTTTTACGCCCATCAATGGACACGCGTCTATGTGCGCGGCCACTGGTCGCGCTCCCGCTTCCTGCAAGCCGGAGCGGGCGTCGGCCTGTTGGTCCTGGCCCTCCACGAGCTGGTCGACTACAACCTCGCCATCCCGGCGAACCAGGCCGTGCTCGCCTTCCTGGCCGGCATCTTCTTTATGCCTCCCGAGCGGCTCGAAACCACGACCGAGCGCCGCTCCCGCCGCCGCACTCCGGACCTCGAGCCGCCGACACCCATGCGCGCACAGGGCGTTGCACCGCAGCCCGATCAGATCCCGAACCCCTTTCAGGATGCCCGTTAA
- a CDS encoding DnaJ domain-containing protein, producing the protein MRHVLLSPEGDYYRHLGLNRDVPQESIRHHYQLLIRMFHPDRVDASTEVGAFYATRINLAYQTLGDPETRSAYDRGLPELAVGFTETDPAWFFRPSLPVLAGKRSGRAPRGQGARGRPRRVGVILVGAVMLGALVLGSGYALIQSNQKPTLRLAASGSGNTSAPLPSYLAPSARMSGSGDRTAVDPLPPIEPTPVDNALSEQDRTGIRAVEDAPVRLAAVTAGVPVSTTAPPTPTTIVAPSATANSVTPEETIDAGRLRVNEIEVGRFESGRVVRALPHEDLAKAREPEALVIPPVSAAASLAGDVPPPKAIEPERPAEPTRLSTAPTRRVDPVPRQPETGSAVVLKSESATPTKAELPELPKVQPKAQSRVEPAPQPKVAPKAIPPAPSAKPTSTRSEELQADPPAPKRTTAAPTPAAPAQPARSVAAAAERAPSPVSSRPAATPEKDASALVARLQGAYTAMNADDFAALFTANARVNEGSGRGLIRSKYADLFKRITGAKLSINNVRWRVMPDGRISGSGAISVGNQDRGGGRWQYRTGRIDFELVREGQGYRIASMIYRLN; encoded by the coding sequence GTGCGACATGTGCTGCTGAGTCCGGAGGGTGATTATTATCGCCATCTGGGGCTGAATCGGGATGTGCCTCAGGAGTCCATCCGGCATCACTATCAACTCTTGATCCGGATGTTTCACCCGGATCGGGTCGACGCCTCGACCGAGGTCGGTGCCTTTTACGCGACACGTATCAACCTGGCCTATCAGACGCTAGGTGACCCCGAGACGCGGTCGGCCTACGACCGGGGTTTGCCGGAGCTCGCTGTCGGCTTCACCGAGACGGATCCCGCATGGTTTTTTCGGCCGAGTCTGCCCGTACTTGCCGGGAAGCGTTCGGGCCGGGCCCCGCGCGGTCAGGGTGCGCGCGGACGCCCCCGACGTGTCGGCGTGATCCTGGTCGGTGCGGTGATGCTCGGCGCACTGGTGCTCGGGTCAGGCTATGCGCTGATCCAGTCCAACCAGAAGCCGACGCTGCGCCTCGCTGCGAGCGGCAGCGGGAATACTTCGGCTCCGCTGCCGAGCTATCTCGCGCCTTCGGCCCGGATGTCGGGATCCGGCGATCGGACCGCGGTCGACCCGCTCCCGCCGATCGAGCCTACCCCTGTCGACAATGCCTTGTCCGAGCAGGATCGCACCGGGATCCGTGCCGTCGAGGATGCACCCGTGCGTTTAGCCGCGGTAACGGCGGGCGTTCCGGTGTCTACAACCGCACCACCGACCCCGACAACGATCGTGGCCCCGAGCGCGACTGCGAACAGCGTGACGCCCGAGGAGACGATCGATGCCGGTCGGCTGCGGGTTAATGAAATCGAGGTCGGCCGATTCGAATCGGGTCGGGTGGTGCGTGCGCTTCCGCATGAGGATCTCGCGAAGGCGCGTGAGCCCGAGGCGCTGGTGATTCCGCCCGTTTCGGCCGCGGCCTCGTTGGCTGGAGACGTCCCGCCGCCGAAAGCGATCGAGCCGGAAAGGCCCGCGGAGCCGACGCGTTTGTCGACCGCGCCGACGCGAAGGGTGGATCCGGTACCCCGACAGCCCGAGACGGGTTCGGCAGTGGTGCTCAAGTCGGAGTCGGCAACGCCGACAAAAGCGGAGCTGCCGGAGTTGCCGAAGGTGCAGCCGAAAGCGCAGTCGCGAGTCGAGCCGGCACCGCAGCCGAAGGTAGCCCCGAAAGCGATACCGCCGGCACCGTCTGCCAAACCGACCTCGACGCGATCCGAGGAGCTGCAAGCGGATCCGCCCGCGCCGAAGCGCACCACAGCAGCGCCGACGCCGGCTGCGCCGGCACAGCCTGCGCGCTCGGTCGCCGCTGCGGCCGAACGAGCACCGAGCCCTGTTTCAAGCCGCCCCGCCGCGACGCCCGAGAAGGATGCCTCGGCCTTGGTCGCACGTCTCCAGGGTGCCTATACGGCGATGAACGCCGACGACTTTGCAGCCCTCTTTACAGCGAACGCGCGTGTCAACGAAGGCAGCGGACGGGGGTTGATCCGCTCGAAGTATGCGGATCTGTTCAAACGCATCACCGGGGCGAAGCTGTCGATCAACAACGTGCGCTGGCGCGTGATGCCGGACGGGCGCATCAGCGGATCGGGGGCAATCTCGGTCGGGAACCAAGATCGCGGGGGCGGCAGATGGCAATACCGCACAGGCCGCATCGATTTCGAGCTGGTTCGCGAAGGCCAGGGATATCGGATTGCAAGCATGATCTACCGTTTGAACTGA
- a CDS encoding polysaccharide biosynthesis/export family protein, with product MPAVVGLPPPATSSSAATYLIGAGDLIQVDVFKVPDLSTKERVNEAGVIVMPLIGPVVVGGLTPEQAGRVIAAELTKDHLQNPQVNVLVLEYANMNITVGGAVKKPGVFPMKGQTTLLQAISLAEGISEVAKPEEVVVFRSLPGQSVSAYVVDLRKVQRGDLVDPVLAVNDKVMVPESGSAVFVKNMTGALRGFVSLNPLYY from the coding sequence GTGCCTGCTGTGGTGGGTCTTCCGCCGCCGGCGACGAGCAGCTCGGCGGCGACCTACCTGATCGGTGCGGGCGACCTGATCCAGGTGGATGTCTTCAAGGTTCCGGATTTGTCCACGAAGGAGCGGGTGAACGAGGCCGGGGTGATCGTGATGCCCCTGATCGGCCCGGTGGTGGTCGGTGGTTTGACGCCGGAACAGGCAGGACGGGTCATTGCGGCCGAATTGACGAAGGACCATCTGCAGAATCCGCAGGTCAACGTGCTGGTCCTCGAGTATGCGAACATGAACATCACGGTCGGCGGTGCGGTGAAGAAGCCGGGCGTGTTTCCGATGAAGGGTCAGACCACGTTGCTTCAGGCGATCTCGTTGGCCGAGGGGATCAGCGAGGTGGCGAAACCGGAGGAGGTCGTGGTCTTCAGATCGTTGCCCGGACAGTCCGTCAGTGCCTACGTGGTCGATTTGAGAAAGGTTCAGCGCGGCGATCTCGTCGATCCGGTGCTCGCGGTCAACGACAAGGTGATGGTGCCGGAATCGGGTTCGGCAGTCTTCGTGAAGAATATGACCGGTGCCTTGCGCGGGTTTGTCTCGCTCAATCCGCTTTATTACTGA
- a CDS encoding CpsB/CapC family capsule biosynthesis tyrosine phosphatase, producing the protein MIDLHCHILPGIDDGAPDLSVSLEMARIALADGIAMTACTPHIYPGLFENRAEGIRHAIAGLRRALAEADLPLILTEGADIQLVPELIAGLQRGTHPTLHGTRYFLFEPPHHTVPVRFHESIHDSLSSGYVPVITHPERLTWLDDEHYPWFVQAARQGAWIQVTAGALTGRFGRTPKYWGERMLEEGLVHILATDSHDTRHRPPLLAEGRDAAARWVGDAEADRLVNDRPQAIIDNRAPADIPPPPMLDPDHVPHPRHQPKQGWLSRLLGSSRDAPKSTRP; encoded by the coding sequence ATGATCGACCTACACTGCCACATCCTTCCCGGCATCGACGACGGTGCGCCGGATCTGTCGGTCTCGCTGGAAATGGCACGGATCGCCCTGGCAGACGGCATCGCGATGACGGCCTGCACCCCGCACATCTACCCCGGCCTGTTCGAAAACCGCGCCGAGGGCATCCGGCACGCCATCGCAGGCTTGCGCCGAGCACTCGCCGAAGCAGACCTTCCGCTCATCCTTACCGAGGGCGCTGACATCCAACTCGTCCCCGAGTTGATCGCCGGGCTGCAACGCGGCACGCACCCAACCCTGCACGGCACACGCTACTTCCTGTTCGAGCCCCCGCACCACACGGTGCCCGTGCGGTTCCATGAGTCGATTCACGACAGCCTCTCCTCGGGCTATGTCCCCGTGATCACCCACCCCGAACGTCTTACCTGGCTCGACGACGAGCATTACCCCTGGTTCGTCCAAGCGGCCCGACAAGGCGCCTGGATTCAGGTCACCGCCGGTGCCCTCACCGGCCGCTTCGGGCGGACACCCAAGTACTGGGGCGAGCGGATGCTCGAGGAGGGCCTCGTTCACATCCTCGCCACCGACTCGCACGACACCCGCCATCGCCCCCCGCTCCTCGCCGAAGGACGCGATGCCGCCGCCCGCTGGGTCGGCGACGCCGAAGCCGACCGCCTCGTCAACGACCGACCGCAAGCCATCATCGACAACCGTGCACCCGCCGACATCCCGCCGCCGCCCATGCTCGATCCCGACCACGTCCCGCATCCGCGTCACCAACCAAAGCAAGGCTGGCTCTCCCGCCTGCTCGGCTCGTCCCGCGACGCCCCGAAGTCAACTCGCCCATAA
- a CDS encoding polysaccharide biosynthesis tyrosine autokinase: MTSPNQSLAPEGPHQPLQAAQRSRLPSVGVRLPEPPVRDEDVIDLRELWAVLMRRRWLIISVVSLAAILALVATFVMTPIYRSTLLLQIETTGNRVVDYGSVTQEETTGYRANMDFYRTQYELLKSNTLARRVIDQLGLVPMDADEEGPSFFGDMGTMAKAWVSSMSGASATGDALSGVDPEQAQRMNEEIALLEQLTIEPVRDSRLVRIHYDSPGPVEAAEVANAVATNFINLNLERRYDASSFAKRFLEEQLAQARATLEESEKRFVAYAREREIVDTDNRLQITLDNLREMNSQLIKAQGARIEAEAVYFGIVNAGGAGSAAGVLESKLIQSLKERRGTMEADYRDQLQVFKPNYPSMRQLKQQIDELDQQIARETSAIAGGVKAQYEAKSLEEAKLSKRIMELNEEALALQDRSTDFETLRREVTTNRELYDGLLQRVKEVGVAAGIGENNISIVDAARVPIAPFKPSLKLNLAIAIALGGFIGVLAAFLLEALDDTVRGAEDVEGLVGAPVLTLIPKVDARELGLQDEELGLLAFRDPKSSVAESVRSLRTQLLFSTSDGAPDILHFTSAGPGEGKTTTAINTAIAFAQAGNTVLLIDCDLRNPSLQRAFTLPNTNGLTNYLAGSAKPLEISQATMVTRLFAITSGPLPPNPVELLASAKMLDLLSVAAERFDIVIIDGPPVIGLADALILANLAKATIFIVDAQSTHRREIASAVKRLRQANAHLLGAVLAKVGRAGKGYGYGYGYDYMYSYGGRGDQTNLPQQSPA; this comes from the coding sequence ATGACTAGCCCGAATCAATCGCTCGCCCCCGAAGGTCCTCACCAACCGCTGCAGGCCGCGCAGCGGTCGCGCCTGCCGAGTGTGGGTGTCAGATTGCCCGAACCGCCCGTCCGCGACGAGGATGTGATCGATCTGCGCGAGCTCTGGGCCGTGCTGATGCGGCGTCGGTGGTTGATCATCTCGGTGGTGAGCTTGGCGGCGATCCTGGCCCTGGTGGCGACCTTCGTCATGACGCCGATCTACCGCAGCACCTTGCTCCTGCAGATCGAGACCACAGGCAATCGCGTGGTGGACTACGGGAGTGTCACGCAGGAGGAGACAACGGGCTATCGGGCCAACATGGACTTCTACCGGACCCAGTACGAGCTGCTCAAGAGCAACACCCTCGCGCGCAGGGTCATCGACCAGCTCGGCTTGGTGCCGATGGATGCCGATGAGGAGGGTCCGTCCTTCTTCGGGGATATGGGGACGATGGCGAAGGCGTGGGTGTCTTCCATGTCGGGGGCATCCGCGACGGGCGATGCGCTCTCCGGGGTCGACCCCGAGCAGGCGCAGCGGATGAACGAGGAGATCGCGTTGCTCGAGCAGTTGACGATCGAGCCGGTGCGCGACTCGCGTCTGGTGCGGATCCACTACGACAGCCCCGGTCCGGTCGAGGCTGCGGAGGTGGCCAACGCGGTTGCGACCAACTTCATCAACCTGAACCTCGAGCGGCGTTACGACGCCTCGTCCTTCGCGAAGCGCTTCCTCGAGGAGCAGCTCGCGCAGGCGCGGGCGACCTTGGAAGAATCGGAGAAGCGTTTCGTGGCCTATGCGCGCGAGCGCGAAATCGTGGACACCGACAACCGCCTGCAGATCACGCTCGACAATTTGCGCGAAATGAATTCCCAGTTGATCAAGGCCCAGGGGGCACGGATCGAGGCAGAGGCGGTGTACTTCGGCATCGTGAATGCCGGCGGCGCCGGCAGCGCGGCCGGGGTTTTGGAGAGCAAGCTTATTCAGAGTCTGAAGGAGCGCCGCGGCACCATGGAGGCGGACTACCGCGACCAGTTGCAGGTCTTCAAACCCAATTATCCGAGCATGCGGCAGCTCAAACAGCAGATCGACGAGCTGGATCAGCAGATCGCCCGCGAGACCTCGGCGATCGCCGGCGGCGTGAAGGCGCAGTACGAGGCCAAGTCGCTCGAGGAGGCCAAGCTCTCCAAACGCATCATGGAGCTGAACGAGGAGGCGCTGGCGTTGCAGGACCGCAGCACGGACTTCGAGACGCTGAGACGCGAGGTCACCACCAACCGCGAGCTTTACGACGGACTGCTCCAGCGGGTGAAGGAAGTCGGTGTGGCCGCCGGGATCGGGGAGAACAACATCTCGATCGTCGATGCGGCCCGTGTGCCCATTGCCCCCTTCAAGCCGAGTCTGAAGCTCAATCTGGCCATCGCGATCGCGCTGGGCGGCTTCATCGGCGTGCTTGCGGCCTTCCTGCTTGAGGCCCTCGACGATACGGTCCGGGGTGCCGAGGACGTCGAGGGGCTGGTCGGTGCACCTGTGCTGACCCTGATCCCCAAGGTCGACGCGCGTGAACTGGGTTTGCAGGACGAAGAGCTCGGCCTGCTCGCCTTCCGGGACCCGAAGAGTTCGGTCGCCGAGTCGGTGCGTTCACTGCGCACCCAGTTGTTGTTTTCGACGTCCGACGGTGCCCCCGACATCCTGCACTTTACAAGCGCGGGCCCTGGCGAAGGCAAGACAACCACGGCCATCAATACGGCGATTGCGTTTGCACAGGCGGGCAACACCGTCCTGCTGATCGACTGCGACTTGCGCAACCCTTCGTTGCAGCGTGCGTTCACCTTGCCCAACACGAATGGTCTGACGAACTATCTGGCAGGCAGTGCGAAGCCGCTCGAGATCTCGCAGGCGACCATGGTGACGCGCCTCTTTGCGATTACCAGCGGGCCGCTCCCGCCGAACCCGGTCGAGCTGCTCGCGAGTGCGAAAATGCTGGATCTGTTGAGCGTTGCCGCCGAGCGTTTCGACATCGTGATCATCGACGGGCCACCCGTGATCGGGCTTGCCGATGCGCTGATCCTCGCGAATCTGGCGAAGGCGACGATCTTCATCGTGGATGCCCAGTCGACGCACCGACGCGAGATCGCAAGTGCCGTGAAACGCCTGAGACAGGCGAATGCGCACCTGCTCGGGGCCGTCCTCGCGAAGGTCGGGCGCGCAGGCAAGGGCTACGGCTACGGCTACGGCTACGACTACATGTATAGCTACGGCGGCCGGGGCGATCAGACGAATCTGCCGCAGCAGAGTCCGGCTTAG